The following are from one region of the Nicotiana tomentosiformis chromosome 7, ASM39032v3, whole genome shotgun sequence genome:
- the LOC138895458 gene encoding uncharacterized protein yields the protein MEMLKQIQVNIPLIDALREMPGYAKMMKDLMSRKFDFQDLATVTLTKTCSAIMIRPIVEKLSDPRNFTIPSIIGSYAFAKALCYLGASINPMPLSIYKMLVIGRARPTSMLLQLAYRTVKRPSSILDDVLVQVGMFVSQQILSFWTTKLMRRFP from the coding sequence ATGGAAATGTTGAAGCAAATTCAAGTAAACATTCCTCTAATTGATGCCTTGAGGgagatgcccggttatgcaaaaatgatgaaggacttgatgtctcgcaagttcgactttcaagacttggcaaCTGTGACATTGACTAAGACATGTAGTGCTATTATGATAAGACCTATAGTTGAGAAGCTATCAGACCCTAGAAACTTCACAATTCCATCCATTATAGGTAGCTATGCATTCGCCAAAGCATTGTGTTatttgggggcgagcataaatCCGATGCCATTGTCTATCTATAAAATGTTAGTCATTGGAAGAGCAAGGcccacatccatgttactacaACTAGCTTATCGAACGGTGAAAAGGCCATCAAGTATACTTGACGATGTACTTGTGCAAGTTGGAATGTTTGTGTCCCAGCAAATTTTGTCATTCTGGACTACCAAGTTgatgaggagattcccataa
- the LOC138895459 gene encoding uncharacterized protein yields MDHKSLQYIFKQKELNLRQRRWLELLKDYDIDILYHPRKANMVADALSRKSKGSLAHLEACQRPLAREVHQLASLGVRLADSNEGGVIVQNRAESSLVTEVKEKQYNDPVLVQLKEGIHKNKTMPFSLGMDDGPKVEKQRNCIREGVVANPTSQRGYLGSRE; encoded by the exons atggaccacaagagtcttcaatacatcttcaaacagaaggaattgaacttaaggcagagaaggtggcttgagttgctcaaagattatgacatcgacattttgtatcatccgagGAAAGCTAAtatggtggcggatgctcttagtcggaaatctaagggtagtttggctcacttggaggcatgtcaaaggcccttggcccgggaggttcaccagttggccagtttgggagttcgtcttgcggactctaatgaagggggagtgattgtgcaGAATAGGGCagaatcatcgcttgtgacggaggtcaaggagaagcaatacaatgatccagtgttggtgcagctgaaggaggggattcataaaaaTAAGACTATgcctttttctcttggcatggatgacg gtccgaaagttgagaaacaaagaaattgcatccgtgaaggtgTTGTGGCGAATCCAACAAGTcaaagaggctacttgggaagccgagaatga